One region of Esox lucius isolate fEsoLuc1 chromosome 17, fEsoLuc1.pri, whole genome shotgun sequence genomic DNA includes:
- the top1l gene encoding DNA topoisomerase I, like isoform X2 encodes MSGDHSHNDSQIDSGSRINDTHKHKDKYKDKEHKHKDHKKDKEREKSKYGNSDHKDFSEKKHREKEKERVKHKDGSTDRHKDKHKDKDKRKEENIKPKKEKENGFASPPRIKCEPDNDDFYHSPKSLKRERDDDEAEVKPKKIKTENDRVDKKGKKRKPGDEDIKPKKTQKNKKGDVTEGKKKAKKEPEEKWKWWEEERYTDGSKWRFLEHKGPVMAAPYEPLPSNVRFSYDGKSMKLSLGAEEVATFFAKMLDHEYTTKEIFQKNFFNDWRKEMTSEERAKITDLKKCNFNEMAEYFKAQSEARKAMTKEDKLKIKAENERLLQEYGFCIMDNHKERIANFRIEPPGLFRGRGDHPKMGMLKRRIRPEDIIINCSKDSKHPKPPPGTKWKEVRHDNKVTWLVSWTENIQGSIKYIMLNPSSRIKGEKDWQKYETARNLKKCVERLRHQYREDWKSKEMKIRQRAVALYFIDKLALRAGNEKEEGESADTVGCCSLRVEHINLHAEKDGQEFVVEFDFLGKDSIRYYNKVPVEKRVFKNLQLFMENKQPEDDLFDRLNTSILNKHLQELMDGLTAKVFRTYNASITLQQQLKELTNPDENLPAKILSYNRANRAVAILCNHQRAAPKTFEKSMQNLQAKIDAKKDQLAEAKRDLKGAKADLKVRRDEKSKKALESKKKAVERVEEQLMKLEVQATDREENKQIALGTSKLNYLDPRISVAWCKKWGIPIEKIYNKTQREKFAWAIDMADEDFEF; translated from the exons ATGAGTGGAGATCATTCCCACAACGATAGCCAG ATAGACTCCGGCTCTCGGATCAATG ATACTCACAAGCATAAAGACAAATACAAGGataaagaacacaaacacaaggacCACAAAAAGGACAAGGAGCGTGAGAAATCGAAATATGGAAACAG TGACCATAAGGACTTTTCAGagaagaaacacagagaaaaggagaaggagagagtgaagcACAAAGATGGCAGCACAGACCGACATAAGGACAAGCACAAGGACAAAGACAAGCGGAAGGAGGAGAAC ATCAAGccgaagaaagaaaaagaaaatggct TTGCCAGTCCTCCTCGCATCAAGTGTGAGCCGGACAATGATGACTTCTACCACTCCCCCAAATCCCTGAAGAGAGAGCGAGATGATGACGA agctGAAGTCAAGCCTAAAAAAATTAAGACTGAGAATGACCGGGTGGACAAGAAGGGAAAGAAGAGGAAACCGGGGGATGAG GACATCAAGCccaaaaagacacagaaaaacaagaaGGGGGATgtcactgagggaaaaaagaaagcaaaaaagGAGCCTGAGGAGAAATGGAAATG GTGGGAAGAGGAAAGATACACAGATGGTTCCAAATGGAGGTTTCTGGAACATAAAGGGCCAGTCATGGCTGCACCATATGAACCTCTTCCCAGCAATGTCCGTTTTTCTTATGATG GAAAGTCAATGAAGCTCAGCTTGGGAGCTGAGGAGGTGGCCACCTTTTTTGCGAAAATGCTGGACCATGAGTACACTACCAAGGAAATCTTCCAGAAGAACTTCTTCAATGACTGGAGAAAG GAGATGACCTCAGAGGAGCGAGCTAAGATCACCGACCTGAAGAAGTGCAACTTCAATGAAATGGCTGAATACTTTAAGGCTCAGTCTGAGGCCAGAAAGGCCATGACTAAAGAAGACAAACTG AAAATCAAAGCGGAGAACGAGCGTCTGCTGCAGGAGTATGGTTTCTGTATCATGGACAACCACAAGGAGCGCATTGCAAACTTCCGCATTGAGCCGCCTGGTCTGTTCCGTGGCCGAGGAGACCACCCCAAGATGGGCATGCTGAAGCGGCGCATCCGCCCTGAGGACATCATCATCAACTGCAGCAA GGACTCAAAGCACCCCAAGCCCCCCCCTGGTACAAAGTGGAAGGAGGTGCGTCACGACAACAAGGTTACCTGGTTGGTGTCATGGACGGAGAACATCCAGGGTTCCATAAAGTACATCATGCTCAACCCTAGCTCCAGAATCAAG GGAGAGAAGGACTGGCAGAAATATGAGACTGCACGGAATCTGAAGAAGTGTGTGGAGCGACTGAGGCACCAGTACCGTGAAGACTGGAAGTCCAAAGAGATGAAGATCCGACAAAGAGCGGTGGCGCTCTACTTCATTGACAAG CTGGCTCTGAGAGCAGGTAACgagaaggaggaaggagagtCGGCAGACACCGTGGGCTGTTGCTCCCTGAGGGTGGAACACATCAACCTGCATGCTGAGAAAGATGGCCAAGAGTTTGTGGTGGAGTTTGACTTCCTTGGTAAAGACTCCATCCGTTACTACAACAAAGTCCCTGTGGAGAAAAGG GTGTTCAAAAACCTGCAGCTGTTTATGGAGAACAAGCAGCCGGAAGATGACCTTTTTGACCGGCTCAAT ACCTCCATTCTGAACAAACACCTCCAGGAGCTGATGGACGGCCTGACGGCGAAAGTGTTCCGTACCTACAACGCCTCCATCACCCTGCAGCAACAGCTGAAGGAGCTCACCAACC CTGATGAGAACCTTCCGGCCAAGATCCTATCGTACAACAGGGCCAACAGAGCTGTGGCCATCCTGTGTAACCATCAGAGGGCGGCGCCCAAGACTTTTGAGAAATCCATGCAGAACCTCCAGGCTAAA ATTGATGCAAAAAAAGACCAGCTGGCTGAGGCAAAGAGAGATTTAAAGGGTGCCAAGGCTGACCTCAAAGTACGGCGGGATGAAAAGTCCAAAAA AGCCCTGGAGTCCAAGAAAAAGGCAGTGGAGAGGGTAGAAGAGCAACTGATGAAGTTGGAGGTTCAGGCGACAGACCGTGAAGAGAACAAGCAGATCGCCCTGGGCACCTCCAAACTCAACTACCTGGACCCACGCATTTCGGTGGCCTG GTGTAAGAAGTGGGGCATCCCTATCGAGAAGATCTACAACAAAACTCAGCGTGAAAAGTTTGCCTGGGCTATTGACATGGCGGATGAGGACTTTGAATTTTAA
- the top1l gene encoding DNA topoisomerase I, like isoform X1: MSGDHSHNDSQIDSGSRINDTHKHKDKYKDKEHKHKDHKKDKEREKSKYGNSDHKDFSEKKHREKEKERVKHKDGSTDRHKDKHKDKDKRKEENIKPKKEKENGFASPPRIKCEPDNDDFYHSPKSLKRERDDDEAEVKPKKIKTENDRVDKKGKKRKPGDEDIKPKKTQKNKKGDVTEGKKKAKKEPEEKWKWWEEERYTDGSKWRFLEHKGPVMAAPYEPLPSNVRFSYDGKSMKLSLGAEEVATFFAKMLDHEYTTKEIFQKNFFNDWRKEMTSEERAKITDLKKCNFNEMAEYFKAQSEARKAMTKEDKLKIKAENERLLQEYGFCIMDNHKERIANFRIEPPGLFRGRGDHPKMGMLKRRIRPEDIIINCSKDSKHPKPPPGTKWKEVRHDNKVTWLVSWTENIQGSIKYIMLNPSSRIKGEKDWQKYETARNLKKCVERLRHQYREDWKSKEMKIRQRAVALYFIDKLALRAGNEKEEGESADTVGCCSLRVEHINLHAEKDGQEFVVEFDFLGKDSIRYYNKVPVEKRVFKNLQLFMENKQPEDDLFDRLNTSILNKHLQELMDGLTAKVFRTYNASITLQQQLKELTNPDENLPAKILSYNRANRAVAILCNHQRAAPKTFEKSMQNLQAKIDAKKDQLAEAKRDLKGAKADLKVRRDEKSKKALESKKKAVERVEEQLMKLEVQATDREENKQIALGTSKLNYLDPRISVAWCKKWGIPIEKIYNKTQREKFAWAIDMADEDFEF; this comes from the exons ATGAGTGGAGATCATTCCCACAACGATAGCCAG ATAGACTCCGGCTCTCGGATCAATG ATACTCACAAGCATAAAGACAAATACAAGGataaagaacacaaacacaaggacCACAAAAAGGACAAGGAGCGTGAGAAATCGAAATATGGAAACAG TGACCATAAGGACTTTTCAGagaagaaacacagagaaaaggagaaggagagagtgaagcACAAAGATGGCAGCACAGACCGACATAAGGACAAGCACAAGGACAAAGACAAGCGGAAGGAGGAGAAC ATCAAGccgaagaaagaaaaagaaaatggcttTGCCAG TCCTCCTCGCATCAAGTGTGAGCCGGACAATGATGACTTCTACCACTCCCCCAAATCCCTGAAGAGAGAGCGAGATGATGACGA agctGAAGTCAAGCCTAAAAAAATTAAGACTGAGAATGACCGGGTGGACAAGAAGGGAAAGAAGAGGAAACCGGGGGATGAG GACATCAAGCccaaaaagacacagaaaaacaagaaGGGGGATgtcactgagggaaaaaagaaagcaaaaaagGAGCCTGAGGAGAAATGGAAATG GTGGGAAGAGGAAAGATACACAGATGGTTCCAAATGGAGGTTTCTGGAACATAAAGGGCCAGTCATGGCTGCACCATATGAACCTCTTCCCAGCAATGTCCGTTTTTCTTATGATG GAAAGTCAATGAAGCTCAGCTTGGGAGCTGAGGAGGTGGCCACCTTTTTTGCGAAAATGCTGGACCATGAGTACACTACCAAGGAAATCTTCCAGAAGAACTTCTTCAATGACTGGAGAAAG GAGATGACCTCAGAGGAGCGAGCTAAGATCACCGACCTGAAGAAGTGCAACTTCAATGAAATGGCTGAATACTTTAAGGCTCAGTCTGAGGCCAGAAAGGCCATGACTAAAGAAGACAAACTG AAAATCAAAGCGGAGAACGAGCGTCTGCTGCAGGAGTATGGTTTCTGTATCATGGACAACCACAAGGAGCGCATTGCAAACTTCCGCATTGAGCCGCCTGGTCTGTTCCGTGGCCGAGGAGACCACCCCAAGATGGGCATGCTGAAGCGGCGCATCCGCCCTGAGGACATCATCATCAACTGCAGCAA GGACTCAAAGCACCCCAAGCCCCCCCCTGGTACAAAGTGGAAGGAGGTGCGTCACGACAACAAGGTTACCTGGTTGGTGTCATGGACGGAGAACATCCAGGGTTCCATAAAGTACATCATGCTCAACCCTAGCTCCAGAATCAAG GGAGAGAAGGACTGGCAGAAATATGAGACTGCACGGAATCTGAAGAAGTGTGTGGAGCGACTGAGGCACCAGTACCGTGAAGACTGGAAGTCCAAAGAGATGAAGATCCGACAAAGAGCGGTGGCGCTCTACTTCATTGACAAG CTGGCTCTGAGAGCAGGTAACgagaaggaggaaggagagtCGGCAGACACCGTGGGCTGTTGCTCCCTGAGGGTGGAACACATCAACCTGCATGCTGAGAAAGATGGCCAAGAGTTTGTGGTGGAGTTTGACTTCCTTGGTAAAGACTCCATCCGTTACTACAACAAAGTCCCTGTGGAGAAAAGG GTGTTCAAAAACCTGCAGCTGTTTATGGAGAACAAGCAGCCGGAAGATGACCTTTTTGACCGGCTCAAT ACCTCCATTCTGAACAAACACCTCCAGGAGCTGATGGACGGCCTGACGGCGAAAGTGTTCCGTACCTACAACGCCTCCATCACCCTGCAGCAACAGCTGAAGGAGCTCACCAACC CTGATGAGAACCTTCCGGCCAAGATCCTATCGTACAACAGGGCCAACAGAGCTGTGGCCATCCTGTGTAACCATCAGAGGGCGGCGCCCAAGACTTTTGAGAAATCCATGCAGAACCTCCAGGCTAAA ATTGATGCAAAAAAAGACCAGCTGGCTGAGGCAAAGAGAGATTTAAAGGGTGCCAAGGCTGACCTCAAAGTACGGCGGGATGAAAAGTCCAAAAA AGCCCTGGAGTCCAAGAAAAAGGCAGTGGAGAGGGTAGAAGAGCAACTGATGAAGTTGGAGGTTCAGGCGACAGACCGTGAAGAGAACAAGCAGATCGCCCTGGGCACCTCCAAACTCAACTACCTGGACCCACGCATTTCGGTGGCCTG GTGTAAGAAGTGGGGCATCCCTATCGAGAAGATCTACAACAAAACTCAGCGTGAAAAGTTTGCCTGGGCTATTGACATGGCGGATGAGGACTTTGAATTTTAA
- the si:ch211-232b12.5 gene encoding zinc fingers and homeoboxes protein 3 isoform X1 yields MASKRKSTVPCMIPSKSKHMREEIILGCLPELLPTIPEDSILSISGEDGCHFSHDFTRPEVGDRWQKADVYSCQPCRFESKDLNYFLDHLHNCHMDFRAQPSFYCLNCGVSVVRFEALALHNAKAHPGVSGGSVTASLHVRRRDGTTTVEQSLFTTNGEDFSDPAISLTKTPIVRMMKAKGEHKKIVVSHTVEVRQIAPGKATERTDPAASTNVPEIHNGSLSGTGGPATLRNPVTHVMTTSTVPNQAIHQHSPPLYSSSSTNSSKNLPKVMIPLSSIPTYDAAMDTSSFLKTSFGKFPYPTKAELCYLTVVSDWPEEQIKLWFTAQRLKQGISWSPEEIEEARRKMFNTVFQGAVPPKQPPKQRHTNHVVTHHTVHGQPAPAGASSQTARLPHGTVVSRHTGVIATSTSMSTAGHPVTTRVSYAAAAMTPPKYQTIVSRTAQVVARNTIPTTATSVESDKGTTLRLGLAGNSSCVVSTSSRSSSSSSSCSSSSISSYSSISSNGRDSGSGKPISNISSSDSMLCCPSNSGNNDDCSTDSHDKPNSQSSLNTTMPSLSEGFSSVGSNKRKVIMSNTSTSNVTALNSRSNGKTDNQDEYPCRKSGNDRNNNNIHKSNNGSISSGYSSASNNHSDNNNLTHASKSQKENTSTSVITKSSCSSSISTAIKEDGKCTKEFPVKSMSVLRQLIKEGDNFGDDLTCPELKVDPIKINLRRLMVSDPKTNSGSDAFHPELPSDIHISDPSHPPFSATCGKKSSQQVYLLRQAFTSTHWPSSQQYEELSVITGLPKPEVVRWFSDSRYFHKNGQLKWLEGYHCLPAEGEEGKDLDTEALILPKDVHRDPDTDVLIHPQEIHRDPDTDVLIHPQEIHRDPDTDVLIHPQEIHRDPDTDALIHPQEIHRDPDTDVLIHPQEIHRDPDTDALIHPQEIHRDSDTDVLIHPQEIHRDPDTDALIHPQEIHRDPDTDALIHPQEVHRKLVEQKINRELKNGPDRLSLGKQGFWWTSDTQRMLVSAKGPEEAGETQEAVGTENTEGVRGPRADREKDQQPVSSQAFGDQQAEVRDHVRIELLEV; encoded by the exons ATGGCCAGCAAGAGGAAGTCAACAGTGCCCTGCATGATCCCATCCAAAAGCAAACACATGCGAGAGGAGATCATACTTGGCTGCCTCCCTGAGCTCTTACCCACAATTCCAGAGGACAGCATCCTCAGCATATCTGGAGAAGATGGATGCCATTTCTCCCACGATTTCACCAGACCTGAAGTGGGTGACAGATGGCAGAAAGCCGACGTATACAGCTGTCAACCTTGCCGCTTTGAGTCCAAGGATCTGAACTACTTTTTGGACCACCTGCACAACTGCCACATGGACTTTAGGGCACAGCCGAGCTTCTACTGCCTGAATTGTGGTGTGTCAGTGGTCAGGTTTGAGGCCCTTGCCCTGCACAATGCTAAAGCCCACCCCGGGGTGTCAGGGGGCTCTGTCACTGCGTCCCTGCACGTCAGGAGGAGAGACGGAACGACCACTGTGGAGCAGAGCCTGTTCACCACAAATGGGGAGGACTTCAGTGATCCTGCAATATCCCTCACTAAAACACCCATAGTGAGGATGATGAAGGCCAAGGGGGAGCACAAGAAGATTGTTGTCTCCCACACGGTTGAGGTGCGTCAGATAGCCCCGGGGAAGGCTACGGAGCGGACCGACCCTGCAGCATCGACGAATGTGCCTGAGATACACAATGGGTCTCTCAGTGGGACTGGTGGCCCAGCTACATTGAGAAACCCTGTCACTCATGTGATGACGACATCAACAGTGCCCAACCAAGCCATTCACCAGCACAGccctcccctctactcctcctcatccaccaatTCCAGCAAAAACCTCCCAAAGGTGATGATTCCCCTGAGCAGCATCCCCACCTATGATGCTGCCATGGACACCAGCAGCTTCCTCAAGACCTCCTTTGGCAAGTTCCCGTACCCGACCAAAGCTGAGCTCTGCTACCTGACCGTGGTCTCTGATTGGCCAGAGGAGCAGATCAAACTGTGGTTCACTGCCCAGAGACTGAAACAGGGGATCAGCTGGTCCCCTGAGGAGATAGAAGAGGCCAGGAGGAAGATGTTCAACACCGTCTTTCAGGGAGCAGTCCCCCCAAAACAGCCCCCAAAACAACGGCACACCAATCACGTCGTGACCCACCACACTGTCCACGGCCAGCCTGCTCCAGCTGGCGCCAGCAGCCAGACGGCCAGGTTGCCCCACGGCACTGTAGTCAGCAGACACACTGGAGTCATAGCCACTTCAACCAGCATGTCAACCGCCGGTCACCCAGTCACCACTAGGGTCTCTTATGCTGCCGCGGCCATGACCCCTCCGAAATATCAGACGATAGTCAGCAGAACAGCCCAGGTAGTGGCCAGGAACACTATCCCCACTACGGCGACCAGCGTGGAGTCTGACAAGGGCACCACTCTCAGGTTGGGCTTGGCGGGAAACAGCAGTTGCGTCGTTAGCACTAGCAGCAGAAGCAGCAGTAGCAGTAGCAGTTGCAGTAGCAGCAGCATTAGCAGTTACTCGTCCATTAGTAGTAACGGCAGGGACAGCGGCTCTGGCAAACCCATCAGCAACATCAGTTCCAGCGACAGCATGCTCTGTTGCCCCTCCAACAGTGGCAATAATGACGATTGTAGCACTGACAGCCATGACAAACCGAACAGTCAAAGCAGCCTAAATACGACCATGCCGTCTCTCTCGGAAGGCTTCAGCAGTGTCGGCAGCAACAAAAGGAAGGTAATCATGAGTAACACCAGCACATCAAACGTTACTGCCCTTAACAGTCGGAGCAACGGCAAGACGGATAACCAGGACGAGTACCCTTGTAGAAAAAGCGGTAATGACCGTAACAACAACAATATCCACAAGTCCAACAATGGCAGTATTAGCAGCGGCTACTCTAGCGCTAGCAATAACCATAGCGACAACAACAACCTGACCCATGCCAGCAAATCCCAAAAGGAGAACACAAGCACCAGTGTCATTACCAAAAGCAGCTGTAGCAGCAGTATCAGCACCGCCATCAAAGAGGACGGCAAATGCACTAAGGAGTTTCCTGTGAAATCGATGTCAGTCCTACGGCAGCTTATCAAGGAAGGAGACAATTTTGGGGACGACCTGACCTGCCCTGAGCTAAAAGTGGACCCCATCAAGATTAACCTGCGGAGGCTCATGGTGAGCGATCCAAAAACCAATTCTGGTTCAGATGCCTTCCATCCAGAGCTCCCCTCTGATATACACATCTCAGACCCATCCCACCCACCCTTCTCGGCCACCTGTGGAAAGAAAAGCTCCCAACAGGTGTACCTTCTGAGGCAGGCCTTCACCAGCACACATTGGCCCAGCAGTCAGCAGTATGAGGAATTAAGTGTCATAACTGGCCTGCCCAAGCCAGAGGTGGTCCGTTGGTTCAGCGACAGTCGCTACTTTCACAAGAACGGCCAGCTGAAATGGCTGGAGGGCTACCACTGCCTaccagcagagggagaggaaggaaaagaCCTTGACACGGAGGCGCTAATCCTCCCCAAAGACGTTCACAGAGACCCTGACACAGATGTGCTGATCCACCCCCAAGAGATTCACAGAGACCCTGACACAGACGTGCTGATCCACCCCCAAGAGATTCACAGAGACCCTGACACAGATGTGCTGATCCACCCCCAAGAGATTCACAGAGACCCTGACACAGACGCGCTGATCCACCCCCAAGAGATTCACAGAGACCCTGACACAGATGTGCTGATCCACCCCCAAGAGATTCACAGAGACCCTGACACAGACGCGCTGATTCACCCCCAAGAGATTCACAGAGACTCTGACACAGATGTGCTGATCCACCCCCAAGAGATTCACAGAGACCCTGACACAGACGCGCTGATCCACCCACAAGAGATTCACAGAGACCCTGACACAGACGCGCTGATTCACCCCCAGGAGGTTCATAGGAAACTGGTggagcagaaaataaacagAGAGCTTAAAAATGGACCTGACAGGCTGAGTTTAGGAAAGCAGGGATTCTGGTGGacctcagacacacagagaatgtTGGTGAGTGCAAAAGGACCAGAAGAGGCTGGAGAGACACAGGAAGCTGTGGGGACAGAGAACACTGAAGGAGTACGGGGTCCCAGGGCTGACAGGGAGAAGGACCAGCAGCCAGTCAGCAGCCAGGCCTTTGGGGACCAGCAGGCAGAGGTTCG AGATCACGTGAGGATAGAGCTTCTTGAAGTGTGA
- the si:ch211-232b12.5 gene encoding zinc fingers and homeoboxes protein 3 isoform X2, producing the protein MASKRKSTVPCMIPSKSKHMREEIILGCLPELLPTIPEDSILSISGEDGCHFSHDFTRPEVGDRWQKADVYSCQPCRFESKDLNYFLDHLHNCHMDFRAQPSFYCLNCGVSVVRFEALALHNAKAHPGVSGGSVTASLHVRRRDGTTTVEQSLFTTNGEDFSDPAISLTKTPIVRMMKAKGEHKKIVVSHTVEVRQIAPGKATERTDPAASTNVPEIHNGSLSGTGGPATLRNPVTHVMTTSTVPNQAIHQHSPPLYSSSSTNSSKNLPKVMIPLSSIPTYDAAMDTSSFLKTSFGKFPYPTKAELCYLTVVSDWPEEQIKLWFTAQRLKQGISWSPEEIEEARRKMFNTVFQGAVPPKQPPKQRHTNHVVTHHTVHGQPAPAGASSQTARLPHGTVVSRHTGVIATSTSMSTAGHPVTTRVSYAAAAMTPPKYQTIVSRTAQVVARNTIPTTATSVESDKGTTLRLGLAGNSSCVVSTSSRSSSSSSSCSSSSISSYSSISSNGRDSGSGKPISNISSSDSMLCCPSNSGNNDDCSTDSHDKPNSQSSLNTTMPSLSEGFSSVGSNKRKVIMSNTSTSNVTALNSRSNGKTDNQDEYPCRKSGNDRNNNNIHKSNNGSISSGYSSASNNHSDNNNLTHASKSQKENTSTSVITKSSCSSSISTAIKEDGKCTKEFPVKSMSVLRQLIKEGDNFGDDLTCPELKVDPIKINLRRLMVSDPKTNSGSDAFHPELPSDIHISDPSHPPFSATCGKKSSQQVYLLRQAFTSTHWPSSQQYEELSVITGLPKPEVVRWFSDSRYFHKNGQLKWLEGYHCLPAEGEEGKDLDTEALILPKDVHRDPDTDVLIHPQEIHRDPDTDVLIHPQEIHRDPDTDVLIHPQEIHRDPDTDALIHPQEIHRDPDTDVLIHPQEIHRDPDTDALIHPQEIHRDSDTDVLIHPQEIHRDPDTDALIHPQEIHRDPDTDALIHPQEVHRKLVEQKINRELKNGPDRLSLGKQGFWWTSDTQRMLVSAKGPEEAGETQEAVGTENTEGVRGPRADREKDQQPVSSQAFGDQQAERSREDRAS; encoded by the exons ATGGCCAGCAAGAGGAAGTCAACAGTGCCCTGCATGATCCCATCCAAAAGCAAACACATGCGAGAGGAGATCATACTTGGCTGCCTCCCTGAGCTCTTACCCACAATTCCAGAGGACAGCATCCTCAGCATATCTGGAGAAGATGGATGCCATTTCTCCCACGATTTCACCAGACCTGAAGTGGGTGACAGATGGCAGAAAGCCGACGTATACAGCTGTCAACCTTGCCGCTTTGAGTCCAAGGATCTGAACTACTTTTTGGACCACCTGCACAACTGCCACATGGACTTTAGGGCACAGCCGAGCTTCTACTGCCTGAATTGTGGTGTGTCAGTGGTCAGGTTTGAGGCCCTTGCCCTGCACAATGCTAAAGCCCACCCCGGGGTGTCAGGGGGCTCTGTCACTGCGTCCCTGCACGTCAGGAGGAGAGACGGAACGACCACTGTGGAGCAGAGCCTGTTCACCACAAATGGGGAGGACTTCAGTGATCCTGCAATATCCCTCACTAAAACACCCATAGTGAGGATGATGAAGGCCAAGGGGGAGCACAAGAAGATTGTTGTCTCCCACACGGTTGAGGTGCGTCAGATAGCCCCGGGGAAGGCTACGGAGCGGACCGACCCTGCAGCATCGACGAATGTGCCTGAGATACACAATGGGTCTCTCAGTGGGACTGGTGGCCCAGCTACATTGAGAAACCCTGTCACTCATGTGATGACGACATCAACAGTGCCCAACCAAGCCATTCACCAGCACAGccctcccctctactcctcctcatccaccaatTCCAGCAAAAACCTCCCAAAGGTGATGATTCCCCTGAGCAGCATCCCCACCTATGATGCTGCCATGGACACCAGCAGCTTCCTCAAGACCTCCTTTGGCAAGTTCCCGTACCCGACCAAAGCTGAGCTCTGCTACCTGACCGTGGTCTCTGATTGGCCAGAGGAGCAGATCAAACTGTGGTTCACTGCCCAGAGACTGAAACAGGGGATCAGCTGGTCCCCTGAGGAGATAGAAGAGGCCAGGAGGAAGATGTTCAACACCGTCTTTCAGGGAGCAGTCCCCCCAAAACAGCCCCCAAAACAACGGCACACCAATCACGTCGTGACCCACCACACTGTCCACGGCCAGCCTGCTCCAGCTGGCGCCAGCAGCCAGACGGCCAGGTTGCCCCACGGCACTGTAGTCAGCAGACACACTGGAGTCATAGCCACTTCAACCAGCATGTCAACCGCCGGTCACCCAGTCACCACTAGGGTCTCTTATGCTGCCGCGGCCATGACCCCTCCGAAATATCAGACGATAGTCAGCAGAACAGCCCAGGTAGTGGCCAGGAACACTATCCCCACTACGGCGACCAGCGTGGAGTCTGACAAGGGCACCACTCTCAGGTTGGGCTTGGCGGGAAACAGCAGTTGCGTCGTTAGCACTAGCAGCAGAAGCAGCAGTAGCAGTAGCAGTTGCAGTAGCAGCAGCATTAGCAGTTACTCGTCCATTAGTAGTAACGGCAGGGACAGCGGCTCTGGCAAACCCATCAGCAACATCAGTTCCAGCGACAGCATGCTCTGTTGCCCCTCCAACAGTGGCAATAATGACGATTGTAGCACTGACAGCCATGACAAACCGAACAGTCAAAGCAGCCTAAATACGACCATGCCGTCTCTCTCGGAAGGCTTCAGCAGTGTCGGCAGCAACAAAAGGAAGGTAATCATGAGTAACACCAGCACATCAAACGTTACTGCCCTTAACAGTCGGAGCAACGGCAAGACGGATAACCAGGACGAGTACCCTTGTAGAAAAAGCGGTAATGACCGTAACAACAACAATATCCACAAGTCCAACAATGGCAGTATTAGCAGCGGCTACTCTAGCGCTAGCAATAACCATAGCGACAACAACAACCTGACCCATGCCAGCAAATCCCAAAAGGAGAACACAAGCACCAGTGTCATTACCAAAAGCAGCTGTAGCAGCAGTATCAGCACCGCCATCAAAGAGGACGGCAAATGCACTAAGGAGTTTCCTGTGAAATCGATGTCAGTCCTACGGCAGCTTATCAAGGAAGGAGACAATTTTGGGGACGACCTGACCTGCCCTGAGCTAAAAGTGGACCCCATCAAGATTAACCTGCGGAGGCTCATGGTGAGCGATCCAAAAACCAATTCTGGTTCAGATGCCTTCCATCCAGAGCTCCCCTCTGATATACACATCTCAGACCCATCCCACCCACCCTTCTCGGCCACCTGTGGAAAGAAAAGCTCCCAACAGGTGTACCTTCTGAGGCAGGCCTTCACCAGCACACATTGGCCCAGCAGTCAGCAGTATGAGGAATTAAGTGTCATAACTGGCCTGCCCAAGCCAGAGGTGGTCCGTTGGTTCAGCGACAGTCGCTACTTTCACAAGAACGGCCAGCTGAAATGGCTGGAGGGCTACCACTGCCTaccagcagagggagaggaaggaaaagaCCTTGACACGGAGGCGCTAATCCTCCCCAAAGACGTTCACAGAGACCCTGACACAGATGTGCTGATCCACCCCCAAGAGATTCACAGAGACCCTGACACAGACGTGCTGATCCACCCCCAAGAGATTCACAGAGACCCTGACACAGATGTGCTGATCCACCCCCAAGAGATTCACAGAGACCCTGACACAGACGCGCTGATCCACCCCCAAGAGATTCACAGAGACCCTGACACAGATGTGCTGATCCACCCCCAAGAGATTCACAGAGACCCTGACACAGACGCGCTGATTCACCCCCAAGAGATTCACAGAGACTCTGACACAGATGTGCTGATCCACCCCCAAGAGATTCACAGAGACCCTGACACAGACGCGCTGATCCACCCACAAGAGATTCACAGAGACCCTGACACAGACGCGCTGATTCACCCCCAGGAGGTTCATAGGAAACTGGTggagcagaaaataaacagAGAGCTTAAAAATGGACCTGACAGGCTGAGTTTAGGAAAGCAGGGATTCTGGTGGacctcagacacacagagaatgtTGGTGAGTGCAAAAGGACCAGAAGAGGCTGGAGAGACACAGGAAGCTGTGGGGACAGAGAACACTGAAGGAGTACGGGGTCCCAGGGCTGACAGGGAGAAGGACCAGCAGCCAGTCAGCAGCCAGGCCTTTGGGGACCAGCAGGCAGAG AGATCACGTGAGGATAGAGCTTCTTGA